The segment TATTGCGACAGTAATTATTCTGTATTCTAAAAATTTATTCCTCGTTATCACCTAAACTACCAAAGAACCAACATGTAATCACTACTTGGACAAAGAAAGTATAAAATGCTTGATTGGACAACCTTTTATGGACTTAAAACATGAAGTGAGACATACATAATCATAGAAGATTGTTGGAGATGTACTGCGTCTCTCTGCAAGGCCGTCGAATAAAAAGTTCGTCTCATGAGCTTGGCCCACGAGTTCAACATAGACTAAGAATCCGACCCGTTAAACGCGGTCCATCTCATTAGATCGAACGGGATCAAACCGACTCATGGCAATGAGACTCGACAACGGCTAGAAACTAGTGTGTTTTTACTTAGCTTTATTTCGCCGACATGTACTTTCAGGTACACTCCGAGGTGGTTGGAATTAGCTATAAAAGGATGGTTGGTTAAATTGTAACTGTAGAAATTTTACCATAGAATTTAGTTTGTAAGTTTTTTTGATGTAGCTATAGGAATTAACtgataaaaaggtaaaaaatgaaagaaatgaAAGAAATTTCAACAACAATATTTGTTtgctttagcaaaaaaaatcacttgcaactatttctttaaatttttggcgttggttttaaaaacttacataaATTATGAATGAAAATTTGTATGGTTGTAGATAAGAACTAAAAACTAAAGTCATTTACAACAGCCCCACAAATcactatatttatatttttggctgTGGAATTTAAGTTGTAGATTTATTTGCTGTGAACTTCTTTGGTATTGCTTTGTAAAGCACTATTTTATGCTATGCAAATAAATGTCTCTTagttacaaataaaataaaataaataaatgtctCTACAactgtttttctattttttttagagATTGTTTGATGTAagtttttatagaaaaaaaacttgattggttaacatatctttatatataaagaagtgtTTTCATCTCTCCCGTGATGTCCACATCAGCGTCCACGTCAGAAACTCATGTCTCTCCAGCTTGACACGTGTACTCATCAAGGCCCGTTCACTTTGATTTTTCGTTTAACCTAACTGTCGCCGTTCCGAATCCTCTTCCCACGCGATCCAACTGAGAAACAACAGCCTTTATGGAATTGAAATCTCAGAACCCACTACTTCATCTTCAATGCTTCTttacttcatcttcaagctcgcAAATGGAGTATATAGAGGGTTTGAGCGTCTTCCCAATCATCTATGTGGTCCGCCTTCAATCGCATAACCCCAAAGCTCTCTCACCAGTATCCGATAATGGCTAATCAACCCTAACTCTCAGAGGTCAAGACAGGAGGAGAGTTGATGGGTATCGATCTGGTCCTGCTGGATGGAAAGGTTTGCATTTAAGGGTCTTAAGGCTCTATCTGAAATTTTGATCAGGTACTCTCTCATAACGTTTAGATCTTTGCCcttcttttttgtttgattcttattaagtgagtttttttttcctagGCTGTTACCTGATCGCAAGCTGAAGACGCTTTTACAGAGACCTTTAAACAGCATTCCAGAAACTAAGGATGGTTACTCGCTTTTGCTGTTTTGGTACTGGGAGGAATGCTTGAAACAGAGGTAAATAAAAGTCCTACTCCCACAGAGAATTTACTTTCAAAATGTAGTTTGCTTAACTCATGCCACGAGCTATGTGTCAATAGATCTGTATCGTGTATTGGGAATGGTGCTGGTTCGATGGTTCACTTAAAAGGCCTTACTGTGCTGACTTTGTAGGTATGAGCGCTTTGTCAACGCTCTTGATGAATCATCTAAGGATATGCTTCCAGAGCTTAAAGACAAGGCTTTAAAGGTAAATTTTGATATACTTTTTTGTTGCCTCACTTAATTGCTAATGGTATCATTTGTTAACATATTTCGAtctgtgtttttttcttatcgGTCTGTTTGTTTTGAGAGTTAGCTGATAAACGTAGAACAAGAAGCAAAAAGCGCTGTTCTGAGAGTTCGACGATTTCATAGAGTATTAATTTGTCTCGAATGTGTTTTACAGATCCAGAGGCGTCGTCCACTGCACGACGATTAGTAAAAAGAAGATTCTGATGTGCTTTGTATACCTATGGAGATCTCACTGCTGAGTTGGTGAGTTCACTGTCACATATGTTAATTCTAAGTTAATTTTAATGGTCTTCCAAATGGTGGGATGAGATAACAGTAATCAGAAAGTGAaactcagttttttttttacatttactaCATGAACCATCTCTATCTTCATCTTCTCATGATTTTCTCTTAAGTCTTTTGCTTATTATCTGACTTTCTGCTAATTAACACATTCTCTAAACATAGCACCCCTCATCGACAGCTTCTGTGCGTAATTCTGGTTCTGGAAATTGATTTTATCTGTAAGAGTGACCGGAATCAAGATGGACAAGGGGTGGTGCTATGTTTCCTGCTATGTTAAGAAACTTCAGCACACAGTCGTATCTTTCACATGTCTGTCTTGCAACAATACTATTGTTCTCCGGTATGTACTAATTAGCAGCAGCTTATTAATGTATATTGAACTTCCTGTCATAACACAAAGTCATCTTCCTGATTTGATACATGTTATGTGTCCGCTAGATACCATGTGGAGATGTCCGTCGCAGATGAAACCGATgaagctttgtttttttttgttttgatgggGTGATGACGAGATTGCACAACATGAGAGCCTACgaagctggtcatcttttggTAAGTCTTTTATCAACTCTCATTCATTTATTTTGTGCGTGCAACTTATTCATACAGTTGCATTGAACCATTGTTAACTCATGCTGGTGATGGTGTCAACCCGGAGGAAACTCAGGCGAGTGTGAGCTTATAAAATTTCACAGCGAATCATCAGACGTTTACCATCTCACGCATCCTCAATGAGCGTGAACATGAGCCACAACCGCCTTCGTTGATGATGTAAGTTTTATACATTTACCAGTAATGTAACTGCTCGGTATGAAGATGTATATAACTTTCTCTGTTTTCATTAGGGAGGCGGCAATGACAATGGAGATGACAACTCCGGTGCCATCTCAGTGGCTGCTAAGGTGAAAGCTGGTGGTAGTAATCAGTCTCTAGGAGCATCTGACAAGGTGAAAAAAGCACACAAGGCATAATCATGGAGGATTGGAGTTCAAGTCGCCGTTTGACCACTTTCTATAATGCTGAAGTTAttttctcagtttttttttctcttttttgggTTTGCTTTATGAACAAGTTTGACTTTTGCTCCTTACTATTTTCTATTGATATCTAGAACATCGATATAAATTGCATTTAAAGATATAAAAAGTAACACACTATTAGCCCGAACAAAATAAAGACGAGACAATAACACAAGAAAAAACTATATGAATTATGATAAAAACCACTTTCGAACATCCGGTCTAGCACGTAAACAGTTTAACAATCATTTACAGTTACTATATTCAACCAGTCTACAATTAACTAAATCAAAGTTAAAAAAGAATAACTAACCATTAACACTGAAAATGCATCACATGTTATAATTTCTTggatttctttaaaaataaccactAATTATCGCATGCATAAACACAGTATATTTAAAACCCCAAAATCAGCTAAGCAAAATACAAATATTCATgacacaaatataaaacattaatataaaagACACTTATATCAGacacaaatattcaaaattcatACAAAgaacatattaatatatttgtctattttatattttacaccataattatttataaacaaacTACAAATATTCGAAAAAATTATGTGTTGAATCTCAACTGTAATTctgaataattttattatatttattattataatagaGGTAAACCtgtattgaaaatgtaaaataattacatgattaaaaatgaaatttaccTTAAATGTTAGATAAACCtataactttaaataattataataagaacaaaatggtgaatatatattaaaatcacTTTCAATTGAGAATAAACTAAATACTTTTTATTCTTCATTTTGTAGTTAAGTTTTGCTTCACTATAACTTACTCTAATACATTATTTGATATGAAAGTGGTGTGTAACAAAACAGAGTTCAATGAaagatataataatttatgaaacaTAACcagtaaaattatttattatcatgaaagaaaatgattttaattattatattttaattattttatattgtattttaaatgatttggTTTGGAGATAGACTAATTTATTATCATGAAAGAAATAATTTGTGtaaaattgttttaaacttaatttttcctgaaataaatttagtattatttatctaaaaattatatttttatcatgtcaaattgaaatataaataatactaatatatattattacattttatgaattatttttactaattttgttttctctacAAAATAGAGAATAACAAAGGTTACTGtcattttaattcaaaccaaaaatatttattaaaaacaacaatatgatctcttttttttttgttatttgtctGTCTATATTATCATTTCAAtctataatgattttaaatggtttagaaaattaatataaattcatataaaattattttattataactttCCGCCCGCAGGGCGGGCCTATCCTAGTATTACTCTAAACTAAAGTTTGACTGTTTAGAGCATTTAAAGCTATAACTAATTGTAATTTCTGAGTGATCTCACTTTTCTCTTTTGTTCGTACAAACATTGTAATCTCTCTTTCATCTGATCAATAAAAACACTTTTGTAAAAGCCACAATCAAATTTTGTTCACCTCTTTAGAACCGATCCAACTCAAATTCAACAAAAGTGATATTTAATGGATTACTAAATAAGAAATGCATTAAAACATTCACTTTTGGGCATTCAGTAAGAATGATTTATATTCCATGTTCAGGGTTATGAGTCTAGAAACTAGTGGTTGAGGACATTGTCGTCCTCGAAGTAGTCCGTGGTGTTTGTTCTCTCTAACTATGCCACCTCCTCATTTGCAGAATGGGTAGGTGGATCAGGAATTCCAAAATCTCACCGTCTAATCCTCAAAGTCCTCTGCTTAGTAGCAGTGGCGGAGCCAGACATTAATATGACTGGGGTCAGTCAtcttataagattttttttttaaaattcaataaaataattaactaataattttaaattattaaataaattaaaattatttaatttttatcttttcaaaCATTAACTTACAAAATAGTCTGCATTTGCTAATTATTGGAACTTTACTTAATGATCTAAAATGGTTAtgacaaaaatataatgaaaaaaaaaataagaatttgttattttatttcttttttactgAAAATGTTATTTCTTATGAAACTTATGAAAAACTAAAAGTTAGTTCTTTCTTACTGAAAATGTTAAACACCTGGGAAAAATGGAAAGAcaatcaaacaaaacataaagagaatataattataattattaaaatagtgGACAGTTGCCCACGTTATAAAATAGTAGTATTAAGTAAATAAATCAAGGGGTCAAATTACTTGGGAGGGAAAAAGTTAAGGGGGTCAATAAAGCAATTTTACATCATTAAACAATTTTGTTTCTTCAAAATACAtgtaattatttgaaaattttgaaattcagTGGGGTCAAGTGACCCCCCTCCCCATAAGCTACATCCGCCACTGCTTAGTAGGTTTCCGTCTGCCATAAGGTCGAGAAGACTTCCGAGGGACTCCACTTGCATAGCATCCAAATCAGACTGCATCCGAGAGGACTCCTCATCCCGTCTCTAGGAATAAAACAATGTTGTCCGTGGGACAGCGTTAACGGATCCTATTCCCACCATCTATAattatttgttgttttcttgtaCAAAACCTCAACTATGGTCAAGTTCGGAAAGATATGGAACTTTCAATTTTTAAGAACATTTGCATTCTATCATTTTAGTTGATGTGAATcttaataattttgtatttttcttctaaaatgaTATTATTCGGTAGTTGTACATATAAAATTTCAATTCATTAACACGAAGGTTAAAAATGCAAGAATTAAAAATAAGCTGATTAAAAATATAGTGTGTGAACACGTTAAATTATCTGCGGTGGAGTTAAAAAAATAGAGTGTAAATACATCAATTGTCAAATGATTGTAAGGTCGATACATTAGCATACTCAGATTGAAATCGATGTAAAGTTTCCGCGTGGCAAAAATAGTGTGAGCGCACTAATGATAAATGCTTCTCTTTTACTCTATTTGTTTCTATATATAAGTAGTTTTgaaagtttttgtttgttttataatataagttgTTTTCAAAATCCAATATCAAAAGTTATatgacaaaataatattttaataaaaaatttaaagcaaAGTTATAAGTGTGATTTGTTATTGGTTCTTTTTACTCTTTAATTAAATGCTAAAACTATAAATgcgattttttaaatatttgtgtttttaatcaaaactatttataattagGCCGAAAACATTGTCCAAAACCTTTGGACAATGTTTTCGGCCTATTTGAAAATCTggaaaaagagtttttttttttttgaataacccGGTGTATCCTGGCATCCACCGAAGTGGATCCAGACTAGCGGCGAGTGTCCGTATCAGCCTACATTATCGGCCGGAGTACGCCTCGGTCACCGGACGCTGGGAGAGcccagattttaaatttaaccccCAGTGGCCAGCAGGATTCGAACCCGGGTCCGTATTGGGGCCGAAACTCCCTCAAGACCACTAGGCCGTCCTCGCTTGGTTCTGGAAAAAGAGTTCATCCGTGGGTTACACCTCCTCTTGGAGATTAATCTAGACCTCCCTCCCATATTCCccaagttaaacaaaaaaaaaatctatgaaaaTGCTCAGAGTTTTTTAGAGGAACATGTTATAGTGTGTGAGCATATTGATTATTATCAGTGTGTGAATATATTAGTTAATGTAAATTTTTTAGAAGCATCATAGTGGTAAACTTGTGAATAAATCTAACAAAAATAGttctttttaatgtttttcttttgatatataTAGGAAACTAATGAAGAAAGAGAGATGTTGTTAACTAATTAGGTTAGCTAGTGTCTACTATATATAACAATTTCATTAGGATTATCACAGAGGAAGAGGATCATTGGATCACGGCTTGGGAACATAGTGGTCGTCATTCCATGAACCCTCACACTCGACATGACGGCTCCACTTGTTGTGGAAATGGGAGGCTTTGTAGCTTTTCCAGTCACTGAGAACAAGAGTGAGATCAAAGACCTTGGGAGGGATGTGGCGACAGCAGTTGGCGTGTACGGTGGTGACAGCGCCCATGTCAGGGCTGTCTTGGCAGAAGCCACTGAATTCAGTTGTGTTGAGGAAGCCAACGTTGACTCCGAGCTGATTGAATAAACCCGAGTCGAGGAGATTCTTGAGGACGTCTTGTTCTTTCATGCTCGTAGAGTTAAGCCTCATATCGTACCATTTTTGGAATAGGGAGATGGTCCTGTTGTTGGACCGAACGTGGTAGAATCCCGTGTTGATCGAGTGTCCAGCTTCCAAGCAGTTGTGGTCCACGCTTATCTGCATATCCATGCTCCCGTTGTTACTTAGCCGGGAGAAAGGGTTCCTTAGCCACATCACGTCCATGTcctgacaaaaaaattaatatcatcATAAACATATAGTTCCAAAACCCTAATAAAGTGTGTTACGAGACCCGttggtaaaaataaataagactTACCGTGAAAACAAGATGGTAACCGCGGTGGAGGACGTCCAGCAGCAAGCGAGTCCTACGCCACATCATCTCAATGAAATCAGCTGACATGTATACCTTCTCTCCTTCCAAGTTAACACCCTCCGTGTCCATCTTGTAGCAATGGAGCCTCCTGAAGCGGCAGCGATCATAGGCCGTCTGATCCGCTGCGACCACCAACAGATGGTCCAGAAGTGGCAGCGTCCCTTCTCCTTCCCAGAAACCCTCGAGGAACAGATCCAACATCGTCCTCCCTCCTTCAACCTCCTCCACGTACGCTCTGTTCACTACTGCTATTATCACCGTCTTGTTGTTTCCTGCCGCTGCACTGTCCAAAACCGCCCCAAGCTTGTCCACATTTTTCTGTAACCACTTCCATACAATATCATCTCCTGTAGATTTCAATAATATTATGAATAGACTTACCAGTGGCTGGAGAGTGTTGACGTTATGTAGGAGATCGGAGTTAGGGCCCGAAATCGAACGTGGGGAGAAGCTGATATATAGGGCGACGGCTAAGAGGAGAGCCACGGCCAAGGCGAGGTTGCCGGAGGAGTCATTGCAGAGAGGCATGTTTTCAGTGATCGGATTATTCGGAGTAGGAGATTCACGTATCTTATGTGACCTTTTCTCTATTAATTCCCTCTCTTTTGACAACTCCATTAATTCGCTTTAATTTGTACCTAACAGTGTTATTTATATAAGGGATTCATTAATATACGCCGAACATTATTTTTAGGCAAACCATATATACACAATTTTTTTACGGATATACACCAAACGTTTTGGTATTTGTTAACGGATATACACTAAGCTTTTTATTTGTCAATGGATATACACCAATCTTAGGTGATCGCAATTTATGTGAACAAATTCAGACTTAGAACATCTCCAACTCATAACACTATTTTTGTGTCAAAATCacactattttagtgtaattttagtattaaaaaaaaagtttttctcCAACCACAATACCAAACTTCacactaaaaattattttataatattatatgtatttatctttttatttctcatttattttatttataagttttattaataaataagtGAATAGTGTTTTAGTGGAGTGAATAGTATTTTAGTGTGGTGAATAGTGTCACACCAAATTTAGTGTAAAATTATAGTGttacactaaaatagtgtaATTTTTACGGTCCTATTGAAGATAATTTTGGtgtaaaaactacattaaaataGTGTTTTGCAGTCCCATTAAAGATGACCTTACTGCgtaaataagtaaaatttatttggatgatagaaaaataataattaattaacagtACTCGACGGTTTGAAACTAGAATATGATCTAGTTATATAACAAATGACAAAaagtaattttcaaaaaaagaagataaaaagtatagtgaaattttttataagTTGATTGTCGACCAATCATCAATTTCTAATGAATGATCTTTTTGAGATGTGGCGTTTCCCTTTTGGTGTTTGAGACTATGACTAATTGACTATTGTGTTCGATTTGCAATAATAGTGGAATTAGGCAGTGATATTTTATGTTAAAGTCAGTTGAATttcaaagatttaaaattatttaaaaaaatctagtGATATTTAGTTACTAGAGACTCATCCATTTTGAATAACATTTCTAAGAAATGAAAGAGCAATAATTtgcataatattatattagttttactcttttgtttatgtattttatattattttaattacagTTTTATTCatgatatttatttctaaaattatataatcacCAGCGTAAGAACTGATTTTGAGTGTATTAATTTTCGATTCACCTTCTTCAACTTATCATCGAACTTAACCAAAGTTGTTGCTTTCAATTGCATGAACACATTCTTTTATGATATAATGAGAATATAAATTAGACGTTACATAGAACAAcagattaaattttttatttctgtaaCTGTAGGAttaacaaaatttgaaaatatgagTTTTAAAATTACCTCATCATCATTCAAACCATTTTAGCAGAATTCCTTTGAGATATTTTCTCTAGAGCCTTATTATCTTCACTTTGATCATGCATATACTAAAgatgaattaatttatttgatggAAACCATGAGAGTAGTTTCtcataaagaaagaaaagattttTATGAACAAGGAAGATTTCCTAACGATGAATAACAGTCTAATGATTAAGATATGTGTCGATAGTTTGATAGTTTAGATTTTGGAgaattagttatttatttatatagatttttggGGGTTTTTAAATAGTATTATGAATAGGTATTTATAATGTAAAAATGCATATAAATGTGAGGAGATTTTGTagaaataagatattttaaaattatcaaaaataatcacatatttttctttttttctacagCAAAcgactattatattatttaaatttgaggTGGTCTATCTAAACATACCAAATAAAATaaccaacaaaacaaaattttctatataaagatCTGGCAGTCCTAGctaaatagttaaaattttgattttgctCTTGTGGAATATGAGTGATTTTGAAGTCCCGAAAGCATATCGGCTAGGTTTCATCTTTTACAATTCTGTTGCAAAGCTATAGCCAAGCATAAAGCTCATTAATCATGAAGATCAAATCTTTACAATCTGTTCCAAAATTTTGGCATGTCGAGTGTTGATGTATATTTTCTATCGCTCATCGCAGTGTTTCTACTTTTGAATGTAAGACTGACTATCATGAATGTAATTTTGTATCCCCATAAGTTGAATATTTCCAAAGCTATCCGTCTAAACTAGGGGTGGACAAAtaacccaaaccgaaccaaatcgaACCAACCAAACTgaagttaaaccgaaccaaaccaaaccgtgctctttatgtaatccaattggttcatgtttttACTCCacccgaacggtttggtttggtttgggtttaaaccgaaccaaaccgaaccaaaccgataatccaatatatatatagtaaatatatatatatatatatatatatatatatatatatatatatatatatatatatatatatgtattaaagtttcgtttttcatttttcataacttccatatctttaaaaaatttttataaatacgattattatatataaaatcatatagcataagtttttatattctcactctatcgtttatgagttgattattttttaataaaagtataaaactgatgccttcatattttataaccaacccgaactacactgaaccaaactagaccataataatacaaaccgaactaaatataaaccaaaccgaactgaactgAACCAATTAAActcaaaccgaacccaaaccaaagctactttggttttaattggtttgagttttataaaaaccaaattacccaaaccaaaccgaacccaaaccgaacccgaaactaaaccgaaatgcccacccctagtcTAACCCATTTACACCCGCTGAATTGTGATGTAGATGTCTATCTATGAACATCTATCATTCATGTATTAccccatttttatttttattaagaaaaaagataattgatttttaatattctaagaaaattaattaactaaagTGGGGTTAAGAAATATGAAgcaaaatttgataaaattagaatttatataaaagaaattttggttttcttaaTCAAATTACAGATTTCAAATCTCAAAAATATtgcatttaaatatttaaaatattacctTTTATGTAAAATTCCTTTTTGATAACAATGTGTTTACAAAAAGagtttattaataaaagtaaaacagaaaatattaaCAGATATTCCTCTTTATATCAagttattttttgataaaaatatgatttgaaaataataatttattaatacaaaaatataaaaaatattaataatggtaatataataataatctcAATTCACTAAGGATATCAATATAATAAACCGTCGTGAGAATAATAGGAATGCGACACGAAGGAAAGTGATTTCTCATAGAATTCCCTTTTCAttaaaatgtggtttgaaaaataacaatttattataaaaagataaatactaataaaagtaaatataataataaactcaatttattaaatttatcaatgtAATAAACTACCGTGAAAAATAATGTGAGATCAACATGTATGAaagtaaattttcaaataattttatagagaTTCATTTCATCAATTTTAAGtacatgttttattatattatatattttttaaccattccttaaaaatacattaattctatgttaaacatttttgtttttccaTGTTGATTGATTTTGTGgtaaagatatttaaaaaacacttaattaaaactataaaacgAAATCTATTTAGTTAAAATAcaatcattattaatatttatccTTACTAGAGATTTTACCGCGCTACGCGTGGTTTGTTTGTCTATAaggataattttaattttaaaattcacttaattattttttaaatatgtattgcCTTTTTCCAATTATCGGTTTACTATTATTACAATTATTTGTTACATTTTAGACTTTTACCTATAGGTTAAACGGTTTACACACGGGAAGGGTGGAAGGAGAAGAGGAAGCAAGATCACATTGAGAGGTAAAAGATAATAAGATTAAATGGTTCTCATAACATTTCTTACGGGTGTATTGTTTTATCCCCTTAGCCTTGTTCCATGCATATAATAAAAGGAATTCTTAAATTTACAACACGACATTGACATTTCATGTGTTTTAAATGTGAGATTGGATACAGCTGACACCATTACCAGCTTAATTTTAAGGTAAATAACCTCGTTCAGAAGTTTGAATATCTTTTCGTGAACAACTTCCATTTGCCAAAAGTGATAGATACCGAATATCTATCTACTGACGTGGAAAGTGAGGAACTGTAAATTCTATCACAGAGCCCCTATGCAacaaatttaaatcaaactaGATCTTAACCCGCCCAACTGGGCGGGTCTttactttaattatatatataaaattttgaaaaacaaaaggtTAATGTGTACAACTTCTACTACTTTAGTTTACTgtgataaataatattaaaggCTGATTCGCGCATCGTCGTGGATATTGGGAtggtatttgtttttaaactttgtattTGTAATTGTATTGTGTAATCACAGACTTGCCAAAAATGTTGTTCACAAACCGAAGGGAGCAAACCGAAACAGTATATTGAATGTGTTTGTAAAACGAATAAATGGATagcttatttatacaaaatcaaaattgTTTAAATCTTACCATGTGTATTAAATGTGTTTTTAGTTAGTTTAGAATATTTgagaaatacaaaattataaggATATGAAAAATTTGATTCCTTTTTACATCTTAATTATGTTttagcaaacaaaaaacattttagtaaaattttgttatggaataataaaaaaatatcaaatttttgaTACATCgaattatgtgtgtttatagtaaaattttatagttaacttttttacattttaagttATGTGTTTTACAAATTTAGTTaaatccaataaaaaatataaagaataaataaaaataactaaaatttctGGCCCAATTAAAAATGTACTAAATAAAATAGTCCATAAAATAAATGTGGCCCAACTATATACACAGATTTTTTTCCGGGAAAAAATCTGTTTGGTCAAACCTAACCACAATTAACGtgttgctctctctctctctttctttctttttcgcCGAACGGTCTCTCATCTTCTCACCTAAATCTCATCGAAAAAAATCTTGAGTTTGTTCTGTTCTGGATACTTTTGTGTTTCTCCAAAAGAgtttcaagtttgtttctcagaTGGTTTAAGATAGAAGGTTAGATTTTCATTCTCCTCTGTTCTTCCCAATATCTGACTCTATGCGTTTTAGATCTTTCtggtttgtttctgtttctaaCCGAAGTTACTCTGTCAATTAACTGTAGATCGGCCATGTTTCCTATATCGACAGCTGAAAAATGACCAAATCAGATTGTATATGTGATAAAGATTAGAAGACTCGGCAGCAAGAAGCAAAGCTTTATCAGAAATTAATGGAATGGCAAGTTGAATATTTCAATTAAGAAAGATTAGAGCAAATTCTTCTGattta is part of the Raphanus sativus cultivar WK10039 chromosome 5, ASM80110v3, whole genome shotgun sequence genome and harbors:
- the LOC108860212 gene encoding uncharacterized protein At1g28695 isoform X2; its protein translation is MELSKERELIEKRSHKIRESPTPNNPITENMPLCNDSSGNLALAVALLLAVALYISFSPRSISGPNSDLLHNVNTLQPLKNVDKLGAVLDSAAAGNNKTVIIAVVNRAYVEEVEGGRTMLDLFLEGFWEGEGTLPLLDHLLVVAADQTAYDRCRFRRLHCYKMDTEGVNLEGEKVYMSADFIEMMWRRTRLLLDVLHRGYHLVFTDMDVMWLRNPFSRLSNNGSMDMQISVDHNCLEAGHSINTGFYHVRSNNRTISLFQKWYDMRLNSTSMKEQDVLKNLLDSGLFNQLGVNVGFLNTTEFSGFCQDSPDMGAVTTVHANCCRHIPPKVFDLTLVLSDWKSYKASHFHNKWSRHVECEGSWNDDHYVPKP
- the LOC108860212 gene encoding uncharacterized protein At1g28695 isoform X1 translates to MELSKERELIEKRSHKIRESPTPNNPITENMPLCNDSSGNLALAVALLLAVALYISFSPRSISGPNSDLLHNVNTLQPLVSLFIILLKSTGDDIVWKWLQKNVDKLGAVLDSAAAGNNKTVIIAVVNRAYVEEVEGGRTMLDLFLEGFWEGEGTLPLLDHLLVVAADQTAYDRCRFRRLHCYKMDTEGVNLEGEKVYMSADFIEMMWRRTRLLLDVLHRGYHLVFTDMDVMWLRNPFSRLSNNGSMDMQISVDHNCLEAGHSINTGFYHVRSNNRTISLFQKWYDMRLNSTSMKEQDVLKNLLDSGLFNQLGVNVGFLNTTEFSGFCQDSPDMGAVTTVHANCCRHIPPKVFDLTLVLSDWKSYKASHFHNKWSRHVECEGSWNDDHYVPKP